From the genome of Gemmatimonas phototrophica, one region includes:
- a CDS encoding ABC transporter permease — protein MSATATTVSMTRTRLLEAVLPPVVAMGLAAVLGDLLILSFGESPGAVWALLVKGTWGNAYGIGQVLYKATTLTCTGLAFALAGRAGLFNVGAEGQLAAGGFGAAVTGLLLPASLPAVIAVPLCLLSAMFVGGAVGAVPGALRARFGASEVIVTIMLNFIVLALLNWIVSAKLHLPETLRTPDIAAGNVPRLADAFAMFRGSAVNFTIVFAVAAALVAWWYLFRTRSGYELRAVGLQPEAAEYGGVKVPRVLLLSMALSGALAGLGGVNFVLGYKGYYEEGFAGGAGFLGIAVALVGRNHPFGILAAALLFATLSQGGLAVNAVVPKQLTDILTAAVILSVATAVPEVQKQLRAAAASVTASLTRQRNAQGAST, from the coding sequence ATGAGTGCGACCGCCACAACGGTGTCGATGACCCGGACACGCCTGCTGGAAGCCGTATTGCCGCCGGTCGTGGCGATGGGGTTGGCCGCGGTGCTGGGCGATCTGCTCATCCTGTCGTTCGGCGAATCCCCGGGCGCGGTGTGGGCACTGCTGGTGAAAGGCACGTGGGGGAACGCGTACGGTATTGGACAGGTGTTGTACAAAGCCACCACGCTCACCTGCACCGGTCTGGCCTTTGCGTTGGCGGGGCGCGCCGGCTTGTTCAACGTAGGCGCGGAAGGGCAACTGGCCGCAGGTGGTTTCGGTGCGGCGGTCACCGGGCTGCTGCTCCCGGCGTCGCTACCCGCGGTGATTGCGGTGCCGCTGTGCCTGCTGAGCGCCATGTTCGTGGGGGGCGCGGTCGGGGCGGTGCCTGGTGCGCTGCGCGCCCGCTTCGGCGCGAGTGAAGTGATCGTGACCATCATGCTGAACTTCATTGTGCTCGCGCTGCTGAACTGGATTGTGTCGGCCAAGCTCCACCTGCCGGAGACTTTGCGCACGCCCGACATTGCCGCGGGCAATGTGCCGCGACTGGCCGATGCCTTTGCCATGTTCCGGGGCAGTGCAGTGAACTTCACCATCGTGTTTGCGGTGGCCGCAGCGCTGGTGGCGTGGTGGTATCTGTTCCGCACGCGCAGCGGCTACGAATTGCGCGCGGTGGGGCTGCAGCCCGAGGCCGCCGAGTATGGTGGGGTGAAGGTCCCGCGGGTGCTGCTGCTCTCCATGGCGCTCTCGGGCGCGCTGGCGGGATTGGGCGGCGTGAACTTCGTGTTGGGCTATAAGGGCTACTACGAAGAAGGCTTCGCCGGTGGTGCCGGCTTCCTCGGCATTGCCGTGGCGTTGGTGGGACGCAACCATCCGTTCGGCATTCTCGCCGCGGCGCTGCTGTTTGCCACGCTGTCGCAGGGCGGACTGGCCGTGAATGCGGTGGTGCCCAAGCAGCTGACCGATATTCTCACGGCGGCGGTCATCCTCTCAGTGGCCACGGCGGTGCCTGAAGTGCAGAAGCAGCTCCGTGCAGCCGCAGCAAGTGTCACGGCGTCGCTCACGCGCCAGCGCAACGCCCAGGGAGCCTCCACATGA
- a CDS encoding BMP family lipoprotein, translated as MRRTLYLIGALFLAHFALLTVRPSGATVADTTDGLDVGIVFDVGGRGDKSFNDGAYLGGERAQRELGARVTYIEPGEGSDREAGLRLLAAEGMDLVIGVGFIFTDDVLALAKEYPNVRFANVDMSVPSDSVGNPLPLPSNLRALKFREEEGSFLVGALAALVGKSKKVGFVGGMDIALIHKFEAGYRAGVKHVCPECDVIANYAGVTPEAFRNPGRGKEMALAMYNQGVNVIFHASGSTGLGVFEAARTTGKLAIGVDADQFNEAPGYVLTSMVKGIDASVLAAVRAVKDQQFTGGVQQFGLAENGVGYIYDDNNKALIPVAVRARLDALTADIVAGRIAVPSTREQK; from the coding sequence ATGCGCCGCACCCTCTATCTGATCGGGGCGCTCTTCCTCGCCCATTTCGCCCTCCTCACGGTCCGCCCGTCTGGTGCCACCGTTGCGGACACCACCGACGGCCTCGATGTCGGCATCGTCTTCGATGTCGGCGGTCGTGGGGACAAGTCATTCAACGACGGCGCTTATCTCGGGGGCGAGCGCGCACAGCGTGAGCTTGGCGCGCGCGTTACGTACATCGAACCGGGCGAAGGCTCCGACCGGGAAGCCGGCCTGCGCTTGCTGGCCGCCGAAGGGATGGACCTGGTCATCGGCGTGGGCTTCATCTTTACCGATGATGTGCTGGCGTTGGCCAAGGAATATCCGAATGTGCGCTTCGCCAACGTGGATATGTCCGTGCCATCGGACAGCGTGGGCAATCCGCTGCCGCTCCCGTCCAACCTCCGGGCGCTCAAGTTCCGCGAGGAAGAAGGGTCGTTTCTGGTGGGCGCCCTGGCCGCGCTGGTCGGCAAGAGCAAAAAGGTGGGATTTGTGGGCGGCATGGACATCGCCCTCATTCACAAGTTTGAGGCGGGGTACCGGGCGGGCGTCAAACATGTGTGCCCGGAGTGCGACGTCATTGCGAACTACGCCGGGGTCACCCCCGAAGCGTTTCGGAATCCCGGGCGCGGCAAGGAGATGGCGCTGGCGATGTACAATCAGGGTGTCAACGTGATTTTTCACGCGTCCGGTTCAACCGGCCTTGGCGTGTTTGAAGCCGCCCGCACCACCGGCAAGCTGGCGATTGGCGTAGACGCGGATCAGTTCAACGAAGCCCCCGGCTACGTGCTCACGAGCATGGTGAAAGGCATCGATGCGTCGGTGCTGGCCGCCGTGCGGGCCGTGAAGGACCAGCAGTTCACCGGCGGAGTCCAGCAGTTCGGTCTGGCGGAGAACGGCGTGGGGTATATCTACGACGACAACAACAAGGCGCTCATTCCCGTCGCGGTACGGGCACGACTGGATGCCTTGACGGCCGATATCGTGGCAGGACGCATTGCCGTGCCGTCCACGCGGGAGCAGAAGTGA
- a CDS encoding ABC transporter ATP-binding protein, translated as MSAEASRAPAIRMRGVVKTFGGVVANRDASLEVHQGEIHALVGENGAGKSTLMRVLAGLYAPDGGTVEVHGREVTGWKTTEAIAAGVGMVHQHFMLVPTLTVAENVVLGSEPTKGMTIDLHRAVLEVESLCKRCGLHVDPRARIADLTVGEAQRVEILKALYRGAKVLILDEPTAVLSPPEVQELWTVLRALRADGGTVVLITHKLDEVIAVSDNITVMRAGATVSQLATQGTTPRDIARAMVGRDVNLHLDAMGAVRHGTAHGAAATTAGAAPALRVHGLRVMSDRGTVAVNDLSLEIHPGEIVGIAGVEGNGQTELLEAIAGLRTWQSGRIQLGTHDCHGLSVRDRADYGLSHIPEDRHRRGLVLDYSIADNLILGRQHHFATRTGLDRSRIAANAAEQIQRFDIRPPIAHVPARALSGGNQQKIVIAREMGREFTVLLAAQPTRGVDVGAIEFIHEQLRAARNAGKGILLVSADLPEVLALSDRIAVMYGGRFVTILPAADCSAELLGPYMTGAAA; from the coding sequence ATGAGCGCTGAGGCATCACGGGCGCCGGCCATTCGCATGCGGGGCGTGGTGAAGACCTTTGGCGGCGTGGTGGCCAATCGGGACGCCTCGCTGGAAGTACACCAGGGCGAGATCCATGCGCTCGTTGGCGAGAATGGCGCCGGCAAGAGTACTCTGATGCGCGTGCTGGCCGGCCTCTACGCCCCTGATGGCGGGACGGTGGAAGTACATGGCCGTGAAGTGACCGGCTGGAAGACCACCGAGGCAATTGCGGCCGGAGTCGGCATGGTGCACCAGCACTTCATGCTCGTGCCCACCCTGACGGTGGCAGAGAATGTGGTGCTGGGGTCGGAGCCTACCAAGGGCATGACGATTGATCTGCACCGCGCCGTGCTGGAAGTGGAATCGTTGTGCAAGCGTTGCGGACTGCATGTGGATCCGCGGGCCCGCATTGCCGATCTCACCGTTGGCGAAGCGCAGCGGGTGGAGATTCTCAAAGCGCTGTATCGCGGGGCCAAGGTGCTCATTCTCGACGAGCCCACGGCCGTGCTGTCACCGCCGGAAGTGCAGGAGTTGTGGACGGTGCTGCGCGCCTTGCGCGCGGATGGCGGTACGGTCGTGCTGATCACGCACAAGCTCGACGAAGTCATTGCGGTGTCGGACAACATCACCGTCATGCGAGCCGGCGCGACGGTCTCGCAGCTTGCCACGCAGGGCACTACGCCACGCGATATTGCCCGCGCCATGGTGGGTCGCGATGTCAATCTGCATCTCGATGCCATGGGGGCGGTGCGACACGGCACGGCGCACGGGGCAGCCGCCACCACGGCGGGCGCTGCGCCGGCGCTGCGAGTACACGGTCTGCGCGTAATGTCTGATCGCGGGACCGTCGCGGTGAATGATCTCTCCCTGGAGATCCACCCCGGGGAGATCGTGGGGATTGCCGGCGTGGAAGGGAACGGTCAGACCGAATTGCTGGAGGCGATTGCCGGCTTGCGAACATGGCAGAGTGGCCGCATTCAGCTCGGCACGCACGATTGCCACGGGCTGTCGGTGCGCGACCGGGCCGATTACGGGCTATCGCACATTCCTGAAGACCGCCATCGTCGCGGGCTGGTGCTGGACTACTCCATTGCCGACAACCTCATCCTCGGCCGGCAGCACCACTTCGCCACACGCACGGGCCTCGATCGGTCGCGGATAGCGGCCAATGCCGCCGAACAGATTCAGCGTTTTGACATCCGCCCTCCCATAGCCCACGTGCCGGCACGGGCGCTGTCCGGGGGCAATCAACAGAAGATCGTGATTGCCCGGGAGATGGGACGCGAGTTCACCGTGTTGCTGGCCGCGCAACCGACACGTGGCGTGGATGTGGGTGCCATCGAGTTCATTCACGAGCAGCTGCGGGCGGCACGCAATGCGGGCAAAGGCATTCTGCTGGTGAGTGCTGACTTGCCGGAGGTGCTTGCGCTGTCCGATCGGATTGCCGTGATGTACGGTGGCCGATTCGTCACGATCCTGCCAGCCGCCGACTGTTCGGCCGAACTGCTCGGGCCCTACATGACCGGAGCGGCCGCATGA